Proteins from one Hoplias malabaricus isolate fHopMal1 chromosome 2, fHopMal1.hap1, whole genome shotgun sequence genomic window:
- the LOC136684349 gene encoding green-sensitive opsin-2-like, which yields MATHANEPVFAARRYNEDSTRESVFVYTNANNTRDPFEGPNYHIAPRWVYNVASLWMIFVVIASVFTNGLVLVATAKFKKLRHPLNWILVNLAVADLGETVIASTISVVNQIFGYFVLGHPLCIIEGWTVSVCGITALWSLTIISWERWVVVCKPFGNVKFDGKWAAGGIIFSWIWSIIWCTPPVFGWSRYWPHGLKTSCGPDVFSGSEDPNVASYMITLVITCCALPLSIIIICYIFVWSAIHQVAQQQKDSESTQKAEKEVSRMVVVMIIAFVICWGPYTFFATFSALNPGYAWHPLAAALPAYFAKSATIYNPIIYVFMNRQFRSCIMQLFGKKVEDASEVSGSTTEVSTAS from the exons ATGGCCACTCATGCAAACGAACCAGTATTTGCAGCCCGCCGCTACAATGAAGATAGCACAAGGGAAAGTGTATTtgtttacactaatgctaacaATACAAGAG ATCCATTTGAGGGTCCAAACTATCACATTGCACCTCGCTGGGTCTACAACGTTGCTTCCCTATGGATGATATTCGTTGTTATAGCATCTGTCTTCACTAACGGTCTGGTACTTGTAGCAACAGCAAAGTTTAAGAAGCTGCGACACCCTCTGAACTGGATTCTGGTAAACCTGGCTGTCGCAGATCTTGGGGAGACAGTTATTGCCAGCACAATCAGTGTCGTCAACCAGATCTTTGGCTACTTCGTCCTGGGACATCCCTTGTGCATCATTGAAGGGTGGACAGTGTCTGTTTGCG GTATCACAGCTCTGTGGTCTTTGACTATAATCTCATGGGAGCGCTGGGTGGTCGTATGCAAGCCATTTGGTAATGTCAAATTTGATGGGAAGTGGGCAGCAGGGGGCATCATCTTCTCCTGGATTTGGTCTATCATCTGGTGCACCCCTCCCGTTTTTGGCTGGAGCAG GTACTGGCCTCATGGTCTGAAGACGTCCTGTGGTCCTGATGTGTTCAGTGGCAGCGAAGATCCAAACGTTGCCTCCTACATGATCACACTTGTGATCACCTGCTGCGCTCTTCCTCTTTCCATCATTATCATCTGCTACATCTTTGTCTGGAGTGCCATCCACCAG GTTGCCCAGCAACAGAAGGATTCAGAATCCACCCAAAAGGCAGAGAAGGAAGTGTCTAGGATGGTGGTAGTGATGATCATTGCCTTTGTTATTTGCTGGGGACCATACACCTTTTTTGCCACTTTCTCTGCCCTTAACCCTGGTTATGCCTGGCATCCACTGGCAGCAGCTTTGCCCGCTTACTTTGCCAAGAGTGCTACCATCTACAACCCCATCATTTACGTCTTCATGAACCGCCAG TTCCGTAGCTGTATCATGCAGCTCTTTGGAAAGAAGGTGGAAGATGCATCAGAGGTCTCTGGCTCTACCACAGAAGTGTCTACAGCTTCATAA
- the ftr84 gene encoding tripartite motif-containing protein 16 has protein sequence MTDSYLCALCAEGLRDPVSIPCGDTFCLECIKIYWDQSDHIGVYSCPQCRATFTPRPVLRRNVPSVSHHESHSPLPELAPFPNLKRDALCDFCTGRRNRAIKSCLVCLAYYCETHVKPHYESATFKRHKLVDETGHLDRKICPQHEKGLELFCRSDQMCICVLCTVREHRSHNTVSAEEERAEKQKVLVVTQSEAQHIIQERMKELQELRHNVEVMKGNAHRAQAASDKIFSEMLQSVERWHAEICQLIQANLQAAMTQAQGYVERLEQEIMELQRRDAELRQILETEDNIHFLQNFQALSVAPEPMVPKVLINPEFSFGEVTKTATDIKEHLDDICKRELGNISKKVSDIPVYVLIPRSGGRFKAPTRVDHHEPKTRADFLRYAVRLTFNPNTAYKELVLSEGNRRVVRKRAVQFYPEHAERFDGFCQILCAEPLSGARFYWEVEWSGEFSIGVAYKSISRKGKNSHSLLGYNDRSWSLLCSESGFSAWHNKMDKDLPISVRATRIGVYLDFAGNSVSFYTISEPMELIHRFQARFSEPLFAGFGVGASVSLCELEKHT, from the exons ATGACAGACTCCTACTTGTGTGCTCTTTGTGCTGAGGGGCTGCGGGACCCCGTCTCCATCCCCTGTGGAGACACCTTCTGTCTGGAGTGCATCAAGATCTACTGGGACCAGTCCGACCACATTGGAGTGTACAGCTGCCCGCAGTGCAGGGCAACCTTCACCCCTCGCCCTGTCTTGCGCCGAAACGTTCCAAGCGTCAGCCACCACGAATCCCACTCTCCTTTACCTGAGCTCGCTCCCTTCCCGAACCTGAAGAGAGACGCTCTGTGTGACTTCTGCACTGGACGCAGGAATCGAGCGATCAAATCCTGCCTGGTGTGTTTGGCATATTACTGCGAGACTCACGTCAAGCCCCACTATGAGTCGGCCACATTTAAGAGGCATAAACTGGTGGATGAGACGGGTCACCTGGACCGGAAGATCTGCCCTCAGCATGAGAAAGGTCTAGAGCTGTTCTGTCGCTCAGACCagatgtgtatctgtgtgctcTGTACAGTCAGAGAACATCGCAGCCACAACACGGTCAGCGCAGAGGAGGAACGAGCCGAGAAACAG AAAGTGCTGGTGGTGACCCAATCCGAAGCCCAGCACATTATTCAGGAGCGTATGAAAGAGCTTCAGGAGCTCAGACACAATGTGGAGGTTATGAAG GGAAATGCACATCGTGCCCAGGCTGCCAGTGATAAGATCTTCAGTGAGATGTTACAGTCTGTGGAGCGTTGGCATGCTGAGATCTGTCAGCTCATCCAGGCTAACCTCCAGGCAGCCATGACACAG GCCCAGGGCTATGTCGAGCGACTGGAGCAAGAAATCATGGAACTACAGAGAAGAGACGCTGAGTTACGGCAGATACTTGAAACAGAGGATAACATACATTTTCTGCAG AATTTTCAAGCCTTATCTGTAGCTCCCGAGCCAATGGTGCCCAAAGTCCTGATAAACCCGGAGTTCTCCTTCGGTGAGGTCACCAAAACTGCTACTGATATTAAAGAACATTTGGACGACATCTGCAAACGAGAGCTAGGCAACATTTCCAAAAaag tGAGTGACATCCCAGTCTACGTGCTTATTCCAAGGTCTGGAGGTCGTTTTAAAG CACCCACAAGAGTTGATCACCATGAACCTAAAACCAGAGCCGACTTCCTCAGAT ATGCAGTGAGGCTAACCTTTAACCCCAACACGGCCTATAAGGAGTTGGTTCTGTCGGAGGGAAACCGCAGAGTGGTGCGGAAGCGCGCAGTGCAGTTTTACCCGGAGCATGCGGAGCGTTTTGACGGATTTTGTCAGATCCTGTGTGCAGAGCCTCTGAGTGGGGCGCGGTTTTACTGGGAGGTGGAATGGAGTGGGGAGTTCTCCATCGGTGTCGCGTACAAGAGCATCAGCCGCAAAGGCAAGAACTCGCACAGCCTTCTGGGATATAACGACCGCTCCTGGAGCTTGCTCTGCTCAGAGTCTGGGTTCTCCGCATGGCACAACAAGATGGACAAAGACCTCCCCATCTCAGTCAGGGCAACGAGGATCGGAGTCTACCTTGACTTTGCTGGGAACTCTGTGTCTTTCTACACCATCTCAGAGCCCATGGAGCTCATTCATAGATTCCAGGCCAGGTTTTCTGAGCCTCTTTTTGCCGGTTTCGGGGTGGGAgcgtctgtttctctgtgcgAACTGGAAAAACATACCTAG
- the nfkbib gene encoding NF-kappa-B inhibitor beta yields the protein MEWGHQRFSQLFHGGGGKHDGRPEERFDSGLDSLLDTDGDGSAERPRIHSESYVSLSGGEPETHTEHCVSLSGGGERLDSAIGDSITDEAAAECLSAGIRTALLLRDEVEEVEVTSGRGRDTAGDNKQNTEELWRTLSFLSEDGDTALHLALIHENWGFVQYLLELISINRSWTPYLDIQNDLGQTALHLAVIMDRSECVSVLLEAGASAELQERGGHTPLHLAVREQRTECVRELTSCNRTNQNHLNITNYTGVSALHLAVQKGCCDMINMLLKAGADVNQRDQGSGRTPLHWAVETQSCAIVELLLTAGASVDQPSYAGHTPLYCALYRPNKQLQALLESAGASTPEEDEEEGDDDDDKLLESDEEEFDDVIINGQRVL from the exons ATGGAGTGGGGCCACCAGCGGTTCTCCCAGCTGTTCCACGGCGGTGGAGGCAAGCATGACGGCCGGCCCGAGGAGCGCTTCGACAGCGGACTGGACTCGCTCCTCGACACCGACGGAGATGGCTCAGCGGAGCGGCCGAGGATTCACAGCGAGAGCTACGTCTCTCTCAGCGGCGGAGAACCGGAGACCCACACCGAGCATTGCGTCTCTCTCAGCGGCGGAGGAGAGCGGCTTGACTCCGCCATCGGGGACTCTATCACTGACGAGGCCGCGGCGGAGTGCCTCTCAGCCGGGATCCGAACCGCCTTGCTGCTGCGGGACGAGGTCGAAGAAGTAGAGGTAACCTCGGGGAGAGGACGAGATACAGCAGGGGACAACAAGCAGAACACAGAGGAGCTCTGGAGGACTCTGAGCTTCCTCTCTGAGGATGGAGACAC AGCACTGCACTTGGCGCTGATCCACGAGAACTGGGGCTTTGTTCAATACCTGCTGGAGCTCATCTCCATCAACCGCAGCTGGACACCATACCTTGATATACAGAATGACCTGGGACAG ACGGCTCTTCACCTGGCTGTGATCATGGAccgcagtgagtgtgtgtctgttctgCTGGAGGCTGGGGCATCTGCAGAGCTTCAGGAAAGAGGAGGACACACCCCTCTGCACCTTGCAGTGAGAGAACAGCGCACAGAATGTGTGCGAGAACTCACGTCCTGTAACCGAACCAATCAAAATCACCTAAACATCACCAActacacag GAGTGAGTGCTCTCCACTTGGCCGTGCAGAAAGGATGCTGTGACATGATTAACATGCTGCTGAAAGCTGGAGCTGATGTGAACCAAAGG gatcAGGGTTCCGGACGGACTCCTCTTCACTGGGCGGTTGAGACTCAGAGCTGTGCTATAGTCGAACTGTTGCTGACAGCAGGAGCCTCGGTGGATCAGCCCTCGTACGCTGGACACACACCGCTCTACTGTGCCCTCTATAGACCCAACAAACAACTGCAGGCCTTACTGGAGTCTGCTGGAGCCTCCACTCCAgaagaggatgaagaggagggtgatgatgatgacgacaAGCTGCTAGAGAGCGACGAG GAGGAGTTTGACGATGTCATCATCAATGGACAACGAGTGCTGTGA